A single Chryseobacterium sp. DNA region contains:
- the priA gene encoding primosomal protein N' codes for MQYVQIVLPLNLKGSFTYKVPEELIPEIQTGMRVLVPFGGKKIYTGIVFELHDQAPENFIAKEVISILDDQPILPEEQIDFWNWLSDYYLCSLGEIYRFAFPSSLKLESETYLKLKPGAVIDFENLDVNEMYLVQALEVRQLINLADIEAFIPKKEIIKTINSLIDLQYIEIDEKIAEKYKAKEVAYVRISSDVLNNQNLTEILLKLNKAPKQKDLFLLILEKQTENPDLPIKKAALFEDGYFGSSHFKALADKGLAEEYYVQKDRIESYEGEIEELEELSEQQKTAKSEIDEAFEEGKNVLLHGVTSSGKTHIYLEKIEECIQEGKNVLFLLPEISLTKQITRRLEKKYGRQLGFYHQKLTDFERVEVWRRIKQNNIRILIGTRNALFLPYQNLGLIVVDEEHDAAYKPREVSPYFNAKDAALVLGGFYEAGVILGSATPSVESYYRARKDKMKYIFLNERFGNVNLPEYELINFKEAQESKKVSGNFSLKLIDEIKKTVDEKNQAIVLHNRRGYANVVECESCGYVNYCSNCDVVMTYHKAANEMKCHYCGQQASKPRTCPKCNSDKLNERGVGVEQIHEEVSKLFPENEVDRMDVDSMRKKFAYEKLYEKIEEGETDIVVGTQMISKGLDFDHIELVAIPKADSLLYVQDFRAEERAYQLITQVSGRAGRVSGKGKILIQTYNPEHSVFQLIKMNNPAKIYKYILTERQKFHYPPFTKLIMIELKHIKEDKVDRASQFLGSILRKYLPEDCVLGPERAQIARLNNLYQFQILLKLPRGKNYEKYKKMVLISLKEFDEITAYQSVKKGVFVDF; via the coding sequence TTGCAGTACGTTCAAATTGTTTTGCCCCTGAATTTAAAAGGATCTTTTACGTATAAAGTTCCGGAAGAACTGATCCCCGAAATCCAGACTGGAATGCGGGTTTTGGTACCTTTTGGCGGTAAAAAAATCTATACGGGAATTGTTTTTGAACTTCACGATCAGGCCCCGGAAAATTTTATAGCGAAAGAAGTCATCAGTATCCTGGATGATCAACCTATCCTTCCGGAAGAGCAGATCGACTTCTGGAACTGGCTTTCGGATTATTATCTGTGCAGTCTGGGCGAAATTTACAGATTCGCATTTCCTTCTTCTTTAAAACTGGAAAGTGAAACCTATTTAAAGCTGAAACCAGGCGCAGTAATAGATTTTGAAAACCTGGATGTCAACGAAATGTATCTCGTTCAGGCTCTGGAAGTACGCCAGCTGATTAACCTGGCGGACATTGAAGCATTTATTCCCAAAAAAGAAATCATTAAAACGATCAATTCATTGATTGATCTGCAGTATATCGAGATTGATGAGAAAATTGCTGAGAAATATAAAGCGAAAGAGGTCGCCTATGTAAGAATCAGCAGTGATGTTCTGAACAATCAGAATCTTACAGAAATTCTTTTAAAGCTGAATAAAGCGCCCAAACAGAAAGATCTGTTTCTTCTTATTTTGGAGAAGCAGACGGAAAACCCTGATCTTCCTATTAAAAAGGCAGCCTTATTTGAAGATGGCTATTTTGGAAGTTCCCATTTCAAAGCCCTCGCTGATAAAGGTCTTGCAGAGGAATATTATGTGCAGAAAGACAGGATTGAAAGCTATGAAGGAGAAATAGAAGAACTTGAAGAGCTTTCTGAACAGCAGAAAACAGCAAAATCTGAGATAGATGAAGCTTTTGAGGAAGGGAAAAATGTTTTGCTTCACGGAGTGACTTCTTCAGGGAAAACCCATATTTACCTGGAGAAAATTGAAGAATGTATACAAGAAGGGAAAAACGTTTTGTTTTTACTTCCTGAAATTTCTCTTACCAAACAGATCACCCGGCGGCTGGAAAAAAAATACGGCAGGCAACTGGGATTCTATCATCAGAAGCTGACCGATTTTGAGAGAGTGGAAGTATGGAGAAGGATAAAGCAGAATAATATCCGTATTCTTATCGGAACCCGGAACGCCTTGTTTTTACCTTACCAGAATTTAGGACTGATCGTAGTGGATGAAGAGCATGATGCTGCTTATAAACCAAGAGAAGTTTCCCCTTATTTCAACGCTAAAGATGCAGCACTGGTTCTTGGAGGATTTTATGAAGCCGGAGTCATACTGGGTTCTGCAACACCCTCCGTGGAAAGCTATTACCGTGCACGAAAAGATAAAATGAAATATATTTTCCTGAACGAAAGGTTCGGAAATGTGAATTTGCCTGAATATGAGCTGATCAATTTCAAAGAAGCCCAGGAATCTAAAAAGGTTTCAGGAAACTTCTCTTTGAAACTTATTGATGAGATCAAAAAGACCGTTGACGAAAAAAATCAGGCTATTGTCCTCCACAACCGCCGTGGCTATGCCAATGTTGTAGAATGTGAGAGCTGCGGTTACGTGAATTACTGCTCGAATTGTGATGTAGTGATGACCTATCATAAAGCAGCCAACGAAATGAAATGCCACTACTGCGGACAGCAGGCCTCAAAGCCTAGAACCTGCCCGAAATGTAATTCTGATAAGCTGAATGAAAGAGGAGTCGGGGTAGAACAGATTCATGAGGAAGTATCCAAATTATTTCCAGAAAATGAAGTGGACAGAATGGATGTGGACTCTATGCGCAAGAAATTCGCATATGAAAAACTGTATGAAAAGATCGAAGAAGGAGAAACCGATATTGTCGTAGGAACACAGATGATCTCTAAAGGCCTTGATTTTGACCATATAGAGCTGGTAGCGATTCCTAAGGCAGATTCCTTATTATATGTTCAGGATTTCAGAGCTGAAGAAAGAGCATACCAACTGATTACACAGGTTTCAGGAAGAGCAGGAAGGGTTTCCGGGAAAGGCAAGATCCTGATTCAGACCTATAATCCCGAGCATTCCGTATTTCAGCTGATCAAAATGAATAATCCTGCAAAAATCTATAAGTATATCCTTACTGAACGCCAGAAGTTCCATTATCCTCCGTTTACCAAGCTCATTATGATAGAGCTGAAGCATATAAAAGAGGACAAAGTAGACCGTGCTTCTCAGTTCCTGGGATCTATTTTAAGAAAATACCTTCCTGAAGATTGCGTTTTAGGGCCGGAAAGAGCTCAGATTGCAAGGCTGAATAATTTATATCAATTCCAGATTTTACTTAAACTTCCCCGTGGAAAAAACTATGAGAAGTACAAGAAGATGGTTTTGATAAGTCTGAAAGAATTTGATGAAATCACTGCTTATCAAAGTGTTAAAAAAGGTGTTTTTGTTGATTTTTAA
- a CDS encoding M1 family metallopeptidase — MRKIYLLMLGFLVSQPFYGQDQDQNIDMKGERNGLIKKEMKSFASKMTAYNINPNTLNYDLQYQRMDVSLDPAVNTISGSVTSHFKPNQNIGSIYFDLSTNLTVSQVQYHGVNVAFQQLATKEVKIDFPASIPASTLDSLTIHYSGTPDPIYNTVMLGSQGGTPVLSTLNEPYGAQDWFPTKQSLNDKIERFDFKITTPSQYSVAANGKMMSETSLAGGKKLTFWRTMYPTPAYLIALGITNYVKLNDTIGNPPFPFVNYVYPSTNSNSTSMANIQWTKQIMNTFETYFGPYPFRNEKYGHMEYLNGGGMEHQTMSSVSSWSKTLIAHELAHQWFGDKVTCAAWNDIWLNEGFATFAEHVTNEKLLLTNTEFMNYLSNQINYITSSVGGSTYVPDSSLGSVNRIFDSRLSYAKGGYVLRMLKWILGDDAFYQALKDYHARPNLAYNYVLTSDFKASLLQSTGKDFTEFFNDWIYGQGYPTYTIKWRQFGNQLVLNVNQAQSHSSVSFFEMPLPIKVNGTGGQTAYLVLNNTVNNQYLSEMVSFPVASVQFNYEYQILEKNSTVSQDNTLSVSSAEKEDFGVYPNPAKNELYIKGLHKATEFSIHAIDGKLIRKDTYEPGKPVGISELVPGAYIFTVKEKNIKFIKH; from the coding sequence ATGAGAAAAATATACCTTCTGATGTTGGGATTCTTGGTGTCTCAGCCGTTTTATGGACAAGATCAAGACCAAAACATTGACATGAAAGGCGAAAGGAACGGCCTGATTAAAAAGGAAATGAAATCCTTTGCCAGTAAAATGACGGCCTATAACATCAATCCTAACACCTTAAATTACGACCTCCAATATCAACGGATGGATGTAAGCTTGGACCCTGCTGTTAATACTATTTCGGGATCTGTGACTTCACATTTCAAGCCTAACCAGAATATAGGAAGTATTTATTTTGATCTTTCTACCAATCTTACGGTTTCCCAGGTACAGTATCATGGGGTAAATGTGGCTTTTCAGCAGCTTGCTACCAAAGAAGTGAAGATTGATTTTCCAGCTTCCATTCCTGCCAGTACATTAGATTCGCTAACAATTCACTACTCAGGAACTCCGGATCCTATTTATAATACGGTTATGCTAGGAAGCCAGGGAGGCACACCGGTTCTTTCCACTTTAAATGAACCTTATGGAGCCCAGGACTGGTTTCCTACGAAGCAAAGCCTGAATGATAAAATTGAAAGATTTGATTTTAAAATTACCACGCCTTCACAATACAGTGTTGCTGCAAACGGTAAAATGATGTCTGAAACCTCTCTTGCCGGCGGAAAGAAACTTACTTTCTGGAGAACCATGTATCCTACACCGGCTTACCTGATTGCATTAGGCATTACAAACTATGTCAAATTGAATGATACGATTGGAAATCCACCTTTTCCATTTGTGAACTATGTCTATCCGTCCACCAATTCGAATTCAACAAGTATGGCCAATATTCAGTGGACCAAACAGATCATGAATACTTTTGAAACGTATTTCGGACCTTATCCTTTCCGTAATGAGAAATACGGACATATGGAATACCTCAATGGCGGAGGAATGGAGCATCAGACCATGTCATCAGTGAGCAGCTGGAGCAAAACCCTTATTGCCCATGAGCTGGCACACCAGTGGTTTGGCGATAAAGTAACCTGTGCAGCATGGAATGATATCTGGTTAAATGAAGGTTTTGCAACTTTTGCAGAGCATGTGACTAATGAGAAACTGCTTTTGACCAATACGGAATTTATGAATTATCTGTCCAATCAGATCAATTATATCACGAGCAGTGTAGGAGGAAGTACCTATGTTCCGGATAGTAGTCTTGGCAGTGTCAACAGGATTTTTGACAGCAGGCTTTCCTATGCAAAAGGGGGCTATGTTTTGAGAATGTTGAAATGGATTTTGGGAGATGATGCCTTTTACCAGGCCCTTAAAGATTATCATGCAAGGCCAAACCTGGCGTATAATTATGTGTTGACTTCAGATTTTAAGGCCTCGCTGCTTCAGTCTACAGGAAAAGATTTTACAGAATTTTTTAACGACTGGATCTATGGACAGGGATATCCCACTTACACTATCAAATGGAGACAATTTGGAAATCAGCTGGTATTGAATGTAAATCAGGCTCAAAGCCATTCTTCTGTCAGCTTTTTTGAAATGCCTCTACCGATCAAAGTGAATGGCACAGGCGGGCAAACGGCTTATCTGGTTTTGAACAATACTGTTAACAATCAGTATTTATCTGAAATGGTATCGTTTCCTGTAGCAAGCGTTCAGTTTAATTATGAATACCAGATCCTGGAAAAAAATTCTACGGTAAGCCAGGATAATACGTTAAGTGTTTCTTCTGCAGAGAAAGAAGACTTTGGTGTATATCCGAATCCTGCCAAAAATGAGCTTTACATAAAAGGTCTTCATAAAGCTACGGAATTCTCCATCCATGCTATCGATGGAAAGCTGATCCGAAAAGATACCTACGAGCCGGGTAAGCCTGTTGGAATTTCAGAACTGGTTCCGGGAGCTTATATCTTTACCGTAAAAGAAAAGAATATTAAATTCATTAAACATTAA
- the dacB gene encoding D-alanyl-D-alanine carboxypeptidase/D-alanyl-D-alanine-endopeptidase yields the protein MVNFRKYISSVAVLASGFFLAQSTVSTVLYSQAYDNQKNSLNLPSPVSSVVERTVLSAKELVDINVNTMMTDPVLKNASWGFVVYDPKTKKVISSYNENTPLVPASTTKLLTTETALNLLGENYRWMTQLEYSGTVDENGVLNGNLYIVGSGDPSLGTNKAGAWSYRDIISDFISGLSRDGIKKVNGDIIIQTALFKGNISMLPENVVWLENNNYYLPVGTTRGINPANEKLIVKKAGFSTDKKFFYVSPYASQMVYAEKYDGEGVLTTKLPDAPAYLANSFRTTLIKSGIPVTGKVSPKMTDAAPESRKMLSTYKSPTLGDIIYYTNQHSDNSLAEALLRTVGFQKMGDQTSESGRIVVTGHLKNAGFDMNGLNYMDGSGLSRSNNVTPISQVKFLTSLMEEKYYKSYLTSLPVGGQSGTLKRMFLGEGNGQVFAKTGTLNKVKTLAGYLKTNSGKTLVFSLMVNNYAGSVDMVKKRMEKILEPALDL from the coding sequence ATGGTAAATTTCAGAAAGTATATTTCAAGCGTAGCGGTATTGGCTTCTGGTTTTTTCCTGGCTCAATCTACCGTTTCTACCGTTCTTTACTCTCAGGCTTATGACAATCAGAAAAACAGTTTAAATCTTCCTTCACCCGTCAGCTCGGTGGTGGAGAGAACAGTTTTGTCAGCCAAAGAATTAGTAGACATTAATGTAAACACAATGATGACGGATCCTGTGCTGAAAAATGCAAGCTGGGGATTCGTAGTGTACGATCCGAAAACGAAGAAGGTCATTTCTTCGTACAATGAAAATACTCCTTTAGTTCCGGCTTCTACCACAAAACTGCTGACTACAGAGACAGCTTTGAATCTGTTGGGAGAAAACTACCGCTGGATGACTCAGCTTGAGTATTCAGGGACTGTGGATGAAAACGGAGTTTTAAACGGGAATCTTTATATCGTAGGAAGTGGAGATCCTTCTCTGGGAACGAATAAAGCAGGAGCATGGTCTTACAGAGACATTATTTCAGATTTCATAAGCGGACTTTCACGAGATGGGATTAAGAAGGTAAATGGTGATATTATTATTCAGACAGCGCTTTTCAAAGGCAATATTTCAATGCTTCCGGAAAATGTTGTATGGCTAGAGAACAACAATTACTATCTGCCAGTAGGAACCACCCGTGGAATCAACCCGGCGAATGAAAAACTGATCGTAAAAAAAGCAGGCTTCTCTACGGATAAAAAATTTTTCTATGTTTCGCCATATGCCAGCCAGATGGTATATGCTGAAAAATATGACGGGGAAGGAGTCCTGACCACAAAACTTCCTGATGCCCCGGCTTATCTGGCCAATTCTTTCAGAACAACATTGATTAAAAGCGGAATTCCTGTGACCGGAAAAGTATCCCCGAAAATGACGGATGCCGCTCCGGAAAGCCGGAAAATGCTCTCCACCTATAAATCTCCAACACTGGGTGATATTATTTATTATACCAACCAGCACAGTGATAATTCACTAGCGGAAGCCCTGCTGAGAACGGTCGGGTTCCAGAAAATGGGAGATCAGACTTCAGAATCAGGAAGAATCGTGGTAACAGGTCATTTGAAAAATGCAGGGTTTGATATGAATGGTCTGAATTATATGGATGGAAGCGGGCTTTCAAGAAGTAATAACGTAACTCCAATTTCTCAGGTTAAATTTTTAACTTCTTTAATGGAGGAAAAATATTATAAATCTTATCTGACTTCTCTGCCGGTAGGCGGACAGTCCGGGACTCTGAAAAGAATGTTCCTGGGAGAAGGCAACGGGCAGGTTTTTGCTAAAACAGGAACTTTAAATAAAGTGAAGACTTTAGCCGGTTATCTAAAGACCAATTCAGGAAAAACCCTTGTTTTTTCTTTAATGGTCAACAACTATGCAGGATCAGTAGATATGGTAAAGAAAAGAATGGAGAAAATCCTGGAACCAGCATTGGATCTTTAA